The following are from one region of the Aquirufa lenticrescens genome:
- a CDS encoding DUF58 domain-containing protein produces MDIKAFLTHVVQLEIRIRKAINTQMHGNFSSVFKGSGLEFSDLRQYHYGDDVRHIDWNTSSKGHGTFVKLFKEEKEQTVFFLIDVSASGTVGRRGNSKIKTLKEVAGVLAFAAIQEASHLGFVCFSDKNEKYMPPAMGKKHGYKVISELFRVEPENTATDLKAGLTFALQTLKRKSLLFVLSDFIDEGYEDLLRAAALKHDLVVLHTLDQQEIQLPSMGIIPIYDPERKRTTWINTSTRGFKQLLQQQVKNRGGELKEMCKKWHADYVELHSGEDFVPALVKLFNARR; encoded by the coding sequence ATGGACATCAAAGCCTTCCTGACCCATGTCGTTCAGCTGGAAATACGCATTAGAAAAGCGATTAACACGCAAATGCATGGAAATTTCTCCTCCGTCTTTAAGGGATCGGGCTTAGAGTTTAGTGACCTACGCCAGTACCATTATGGAGACGACGTGAGGCACATTGACTGGAACACCTCATCGAAGGGTCACGGGACTTTTGTGAAGCTTTTCAAAGAGGAAAAAGAACAAACCGTGTTCTTTTTAATCGACGTCAGCGCCTCTGGCACGGTAGGAAGACGTGGAAATAGCAAAATCAAGACTTTGAAGGAAGTGGCTGGCGTATTAGCCTTTGCCGCTATCCAAGAGGCGAGTCACCTCGGCTTTGTTTGCTTCAGCGACAAAAATGAGAAATACATGCCGCCTGCAATGGGCAAAAAGCACGGATATAAAGTAATTTCAGAACTTTTCAGAGTCGAGCCAGAGAATACGGCGACGGACCTAAAGGCGGGATTAACCTTTGCATTGCAAACCTTAAAACGCAAAAGTCTTTTGTTCGTTTTATCCGATTTTATCGATGAAGGTTATGAAGATTTATTGCGCGCTGCGGCCTTGAAGCACGATTTAGTGGTGCTGCATACGCTCGATCAACAAGAGATTCAATTGCCCTCCATGGGCATCATTCCCATTTACGATCCGGAAAGAAAGCGGACGACTTGGATCAATACTTCCACACGCGGATTCAAGCAATTGCTTCAGCAACAGGTGAAAAACCGCGGCGGGGAATTGAAGGAAATGTGTAAGAAATGGCACGCGGATTACGTGGAATTGCATTCGGGCGAGGATTTCGTGCCGGCATTAGTCAAACTTTTTAATGCTAGACGCTAA
- a CDS encoding DUF4296 domain-containing protein: protein MKKVYLSLFLALGLFGFYSCTSESESNRLEQEQMAQVLADIHIDEAIIQNMHLGNSDTALVLYHELSKQTLKKRGLDSTQVAKSLGSYVKDPAAFVKLYTRVNEIIEERRKNTENKKAAAKKP, encoded by the coding sequence ATGAAAAAGGTCTATTTATCGCTTTTCTTGGCCCTGGGTCTGTTTGGATTTTACTCGTGCACGAGTGAATCAGAGAGCAATCGATTAGAGCAGGAACAGATGGCTCAGGTTTTGGCAGATATCCACATCGATGAGGCTATCATCCAAAATATGCACCTGGGTAATTCCGATACGGCCTTAGTTCTTTACCACGAATTATCGAAACAGACCTTGAAAAAACGCGGTCTTGATTCTACTCAGGTGGCCAAAAGCCTAGGTTCCTATGTCAAAGATCCCGCCGCTTTTGTCAAATTATATACCCGTGTGAATGAAATTATCGAGGAGCGCCGAAAAAATACTGAAAATAAAAAAGCAGCGGCTAAAAAACCATGA
- a CDS encoding GatB/YqeY domain-containing protein, which translates to MSLKLTIENGIKDAMRAKDADRLRALRAIKSMILLEETSGSSADGLSADAEMKILMKAAKQRRDSLEVYVSQNRPDLAEKEQAELAIIEEFLPKQLSDAELTAKITEIIAAVGATSPADMGKVMGVASKQLAGLADGKAISAKVSELLKK; encoded by the coding sequence ATGTCGTTAAAATTAACTATCGAGAATGGTATCAAAGATGCCATGCGTGCGAAAGACGCAGACCGTTTACGTGCTTTACGCGCAATCAAATCCATGATTCTTTTGGAAGAAACTTCGGGTTCTAGCGCTGACGGTTTAAGCGCAGACGCAGAGATGAAAATCTTAATGAAAGCAGCGAAACAACGCCGTGATTCATTAGAAGTTTATGTTTCTCAAAACCGTCCCGACTTAGCGGAAAAAGAGCAAGCTGAATTAGCCATCATCGAAGAATTCTTGCCTAAGCAATTATCTGACGCAGAATTAACCGCTAAAATCACCGAAATCATCGCTGCTGTAGGCGCAACGAGCCCAGCCGATATGGGGAAAGTAATGGGCGTTGCATCGAAGCAATTAGCCGGATTAGCAGACGGTAAAGCTATCTCAGCGAAAGTGAGTGAATTATTAAAGAAATAA
- a CDS encoding GH3 auxin-responsive promoter family protein — protein MSLFNETLLWFMKRRMPRIEAMYERPLELQEQMLQGLLSHGRSTEWGAKHGYADISNYERFKQQVPISTYEEIFSYIDRMMQGEQNILWDTPISWYSKSSGTTNARSKFIPVSKEALEECHMMGGKDMITLLAANKPDTKVFEGKGLSIGGSLTENPVNSSMLMGDVSAVVMKNLPIWAQIIRTPSLDVALMGDWDQKIEKMAIETSKENVTSILGVPTWTLVLIEKILEITGKKSILEVWENFEFMIHGAVAFGPYRELFKNQIFPSSQVGFLEIYNASEGFFGIQDDLSKPDEMLLMLDYGIFYEFIPMSDEGEEANTIVSLSQVEIGVNYAMVISTNAGLWRYKIGDTVKFTSVSPYRIKISGRTKHFINAFGEELIIENAETAVARACAATQAEIKDYTAAPAFMNEGKNGHHEWVIEFSKAPKDFRTFAQILDQTLREQNSDYDAKRSYDLVLGPPLVHIAPAGTFHNWMRERGKLGGQHKVPRLSNHREFLEGVKAHF, from the coding sequence ATGTCGTTGTTTAATGAGACTTTGTTGTGGTTTATGAAGCGGAGAATGCCGCGGATTGAGGCGATGTACGAACGGCCTTTGGAACTACAAGAACAAATGTTGCAGGGCTTATTGTCTCATGGGCGCTCGACCGAATGGGGCGCGAAACACGGCTACGCCGACATTAGTAACTACGAGAGATTCAAACAGCAAGTTCCTATTTCCACCTATGAGGAAATTTTCTCGTACATCGACCGCATGATGCAGGGGGAACAAAATATCTTGTGGGATACGCCCATAAGCTGGTATTCGAAGTCTTCTGGTACCACGAATGCCCGCAGTAAATTTATTCCGGTCTCGAAAGAAGCGCTGGAAGAATGCCACATGATGGGCGGGAAAGATATGATTACGTTGCTGGCAGCGAATAAGCCAGATACCAAAGTGTTCGAGGGGAAAGGTTTGTCCATCGGCGGGAGTTTGACGGAGAATCCGGTGAATTCGAGCATGCTGATGGGCGATGTGTCGGCGGTGGTAATGAAGAATCTGCCTATTTGGGCGCAAATTATACGGACGCCTTCACTCGATGTGGCGCTGATGGGAGATTGGGATCAGAAGATCGAGAAGATGGCGATCGAGACGTCGAAAGAGAATGTGACGAGTATTTTGGGCGTGCCTACTTGGACACTGGTGTTGATTGAGAAGATTTTAGAGATTACGGGAAAGAAGTCGATTCTGGAGGTGTGGGAGAATTTCGAGTTTATGATTCATGGAGCGGTGGCTTTTGGGCCCTATCGCGAGTTGTTTAAGAACCAGATTTTTCCGTCTTCGCAGGTCGGATTTTTAGAGATATACAATGCGTCTGAAGGGTTCTTTGGGATTCAGGATGATCTGTCCAAACCCGATGAGATGCTCCTCATGCTCGATTACGGAATCTTCTATGAGTTCATTCCGATGAGTGATGAGGGGGAAGAGGCGAATACCATCGTTTCTTTAAGCCAGGTGGAAATAGGCGTAAATTATGCGATGGTCATTTCGACGAACGCAGGATTATGGCGCTACAAGATAGGTGATACCGTGAAATTCACGTCGGTGAGTCCGTATCGGATTAAGATTTCAGGGAGGACGAAGCATTTCATTAATGCCTTTGGGGAAGAGTTGATCATCGAGAATGCGGAGACAGCTGTCGCGCGCGCTTGCGCCGCGACCCAGGCAGAGATCAAGGATTATACGGCTGCTCCGGCCTTTATGAACGAGGGCAAAAATGGGCACCACGAATGGGTGATCGAATTTTCAAAAGCCCCAAAAGATTTTCGTACCTTTGCACAGATTTTAGACCAAACGCTTCGCGAGCAAAACTCGGATTACGATGCGAAAAGGTCTTATGATTTAGTGCTTGGCCCTCCTTTGGTCCATATCGCCCCAGCCGGAACTTTCCACAACTGGATGCGGGAACGAGGGAAATTAGGCGGCCAGCATAAAGTTCCGAGGTTAAGTAACCACCGGGAATTTTTAGAAGGAGTGAAGGCTCATTTTTAA
- a CDS encoding glycerophosphodiester phosphodiesterase family protein: MGQSPVIQGHRGCRGLYPENSLPAFQHALEMGVTVLEMDVCLSADGQVYVSHEPYMNPLYASFPDGSPVKDASINLYQKPYSEIKSFDVGSRGNKLFPEQTHVATYKPLLSEVLALGEAFTRKTGRTIYYNIEIKSEPTEYGKSQPATVKEFADRVWSVISNHISPSSLILQSFDFAVLHYWKTSINKGRISALVEKETPEQMLASLGFVPDIFSSSHKFLTKEQIDFCHGKGMQVIPWTINTTAEMQKFSDWQVDGIITDYPNRAPQFLKP; this comes from the coding sequence ATGGGGCAATCGCCTGTGATTCAAGGACATCGGGGCTGCAGAGGCTTATATCCGGAAAACTCCCTACCTGCTTTTCAACATGCGTTAGAGATGGGGGTGACTGTACTCGAAATGGACGTGTGTCTTTCTGCTGACGGCCAGGTCTACGTTTCCCATGAGCCGTATATGAACCCTTTGTATGCATCGTTTCCGGATGGTTCGCCCGTGAAAGATGCGTCGATTAATTTATACCAAAAACCCTACAGCGAAATTAAGTCCTTCGACGTAGGCTCTCGCGGGAATAAACTCTTTCCGGAGCAAACGCACGTCGCTACTTACAAGCCTTTGCTTTCCGAAGTCTTAGCCTTAGGGGAAGCTTTTACGCGCAAAACGGGTCGTACTATTTATTACAACATTGAGATCAAATCTGAGCCAACAGAATACGGCAAATCCCAACCGGCGACGGTAAAGGAATTCGCGGATCGGGTTTGGTCTGTGATTTCTAATCATATTTCACCTTCCTCGCTGATTTTACAAAGTTTTGATTTCGCGGTTTTGCACTACTGGAAAACATCCATCAATAAGGGACGCATTTCCGCTTTAGTGGAAAAAGAGACGCCAGAGCAGATGCTCGCATCGTTGGGTTTTGTGCCCGATATTTTCAGTTCTTCGCATAAGTTTTTAACGAAGGAGCAGATTGACTTTTGTCACGGGAAAGGCATGCAAGTCATTCCTTGGACGATCAATACGACGGCAGAGATGCAGAAATTTAGCGATTGGCAGGTGGACGGCATCATTACCGATTACCCTAATCGTGCACCTCAATTCCTAAAACCCTAA
- a CDS encoding VWA domain-containing protein translates to MKFNPLYSWHQIQAFFTFEWENSLFLYGLIWPFIIYFIKYLRQRGNKPRLELSLSVPLQQNRISLLLSYVPMVIQILCISSVIIVAAGPYRVIKHQKKQVEGIDIALALDISSSMQTRDISPSRLETAKTMGKEFIRQRSHDPISLIAFAGAPYLASPITTDSAFLLHQLQQFQTNQIVEEGTALGDALGMCINQIRDSENPKKISILISDGNNTAGNLDPVTSAELAKNFNIKVYTIAVGSLQPSADPVDETTLREIATITKGKFFRATNGQALQQIFQEIDKMEASVVKTVTWEEHISLSYLFAEIALIFFFIGLWVRFSWIGNSLED, encoded by the coding sequence ATGAAGTTTAATCCGCTGTATTCTTGGCACCAAATCCAGGCTTTCTTCACCTTCGAGTGGGAGAATAGCTTGTTTTTGTATGGTTTGATTTGGCCCTTCATCATCTACTTCATCAAGTATTTACGCCAACGCGGCAATAAACCAAGACTGGAATTATCGCTTTCGGTGCCTTTGCAACAAAACCGGATATCTCTCTTATTGAGTTACGTCCCTATGGTCATTCAGATCTTGTGCATCTCGTCCGTCATCATCGTGGCGGCAGGTCCCTACCGTGTGATCAAGCACCAGAAGAAGCAAGTGGAAGGAATTGATATCGCGCTGGCTTTGGACATCTCCTCTTCGATGCAGACGCGGGATATTAGCCCCAGTCGCCTAGAAACCGCTAAAACAATGGGTAAGGAATTCATTCGCCAGCGGAGCCACGATCCTATTTCGCTCATTGCCTTCGCGGGCGCTCCCTATTTAGCGAGTCCCATTACGACAGATTCGGCCTTTTTATTGCATCAATTGCAGCAATTCCAGACGAACCAAATCGTGGAAGAAGGAACGGCTTTAGGCGATGCGTTGGGGATGTGTATTAACCAAATCCGGGACTCCGAAAACCCCAAGAAAATCAGTATCCTGATTTCCGATGGAAACAATACGGCGGGGAATTTAGACCCGGTTACCTCCGCAGAACTAGCGAAAAATTTCAACATCAAAGTCTATACCATCGCCGTAGGAAGCCTTCAACCGAGCGCTGACCCCGTCGATGAAACCACCCTGCGCGAGATCGCAACCATCACCAAAGGGAAATTCTTCCGTGCGACGAACGGCCAGGCTTTGCAACAAATTTTCCAGGAAATTGATAAAATGGAGGCCTCCGTGGTCAAAACGGTTACTTGGGAAGAGCACATCTCCCTTTCTTACCTATTTGCAGAAATTGCGCTCATCTTTTTCTTCATTGGATTGTGGGTTCGTTTCAGCTGGATAGGCAACTCTTTAGAAGATTAA